The Methanobrevibacter sp. region CACAGATTACAGATAAAAATCTTCTTTGCTTAAACTCTTTTGGACCTACTTTCACATCTGTATTTCCAAGTTTCATGAAAGTAGCTTCAACTTGTGTTTCTGGTTTACTTACAGCTATCAATAAGGTAAATCCCAACATTACAGCAAATAAAAACAAATTAAGAGGTGTGAAGTACAATACAATATCTCCAAAAGGAACTGTACCTAATAAATTTCCACCAAGTGTACTAAAATCCATATTTACTTACTCCTTATTCATATCTTCTCTCATAAGCACTCCAATTAAACCAACTTTTGAAGCTACTTTTAATAATAATCCACATGCAGCGAGGAATAAACTTAATAACCAATATTGAGGCACTACGAAGAATAATAAGAAACCTATTATCCATAAACACCATGCAATACCAGAAACTCCTGCAAGGCCATCCACAACAAGCACTGGAAGACCTCTTGCTTTTTTGGATAATGCATACAATACGATTCCTCCACCAGCTACTGCTCCTCCAGTAAAACCTGTTAAGAAAATTCCGTAAGCAATCAATATCAATGCAATGAAGTTAGGAGCAGTATTTAAAATCTCCATGTTCAATGCAAATGGCTGTGGGAACAGTGAAGAAGATTTTGAAAGGTTTCTTCTTGGATTGTTCTCAATTATACGCATTTCCCTTGTAATTAAAATTTCTGAAATAGCTAATGTTTCTGCAAGTTCAACAACCAAACCAGGTAAAATTAATGATTCTGCAAGATCCGTTCCAACAGCAGACACTACAAATATCATTGCAAGACCAATAAGGTCAGTCAAGATAAGAATGTGAATTTCTTCTCTTTTTAGTGCTATTGCCATTGATCCAATGAAACCAACTATTAAACCAGCATAAATTGCAGGCAAATACATGTTTAAAAATGCAGTAGGAACAAATTCAGGTATAATTACCATCAGTTATCCCTCCTCAATTGCTTTGCACGAACTTTAGCGTCGTTTGCACTAACTTCATTAGCTACGTTTGTTGAGTCTTTAATAGCTTTTTTAACGTCTTTTTTGATTTCTTCTTCATCATTTTTTCTGTTCATGGTGTAGTTAATGGATAACCATGATGCAATGATGAATGACATCATCAAGATTGAAGATTCTAAAATTGTATCGAATCCTCTTGTATAGTATAAAATTTCATCTATAAGTCCACCAGGAGATGAATAAATTGATGTTCCAAAGTATGGGGAAATTGAGGATACCCATTGTGCCAATGGAGACATATATGCAGTAATCATTCCTAGTTCCTTAGCATTATCAGGATATTGAGGGTCAATGTGACCTGCTTGTGTCAATACTTCTCCACCTCTGTCATAAGGTGCAATTGAAAGACCATCATCTATTTGCTCCTGTGGAGCCGGTCTAACATATATTTGATCAGGATTCAAAGCCATTGGGACAATTAATCCTATAATTAGAATTATTCCTAAACTGAATGCAAACAGTCTAGGGATGTTTTTAGGGTCAGCCAGTTTGTTCCATAAAACTCCTATTCTCATACGTCTGCCCCCATTTCTTCTAAACGAATAATAGCTCTAAATAAAATTAAACTGATAATTACGGTTGTTGCAAGTAATGTCAATAATGCTAAAACGTGGTTGTAGCATAATAACACCAAACAAACACCGATTGAAGCTACTTCAGTATTGAATGTCCTTATAATTGGGTCGTTGACTCCAGGACCCCATGCAGTAGCAATACTTCCTACAATTGCAAGGAAAATTCCAAAGTAAAAGAATAATGGAACACTAATCATCTGCATCACCACTTGCGAGTTTATTTTTTCTTATTTCATTTATTTTAACGATAGCTAAAATGAATACTAAAGTAGATAACGGATCTGCTAATGCTGCAAACATTGCAACGTCCAAATATTTGAATAAAACAATCACC contains the following coding sequences:
- a CDS encoding EhaF family protein yields the protein MRIGVLWNKLADPKNIPRLFAFSLGIILIIGLIVPMALNPDQIYVRPAPQEQIDDGLSIAPYDRGGEVLTQAGHIDPQYPDNAKELGMITAYMSPLAQWVSSISPYFGTSIYSSPGGLIDEILYYTRGFDTILESSILMMSFIIASWLSINYTMNRKNDEEEIKKDVKKAIKDSTNVANEVSANDAKVRAKQLRRDN
- a CDS encoding EhaD family protein, whose protein sequence is MEFFVSIIAIALMLIGAFGIIFMKKPLDKVIMFSILDAGFVLVIVLFKYLDVAMFAALADPLSTLVFILAIVKINEIRKNKLASGDADD
- a CDS encoding EhaG family protein — protein: MVIIPEFVPTAFLNMYLPAIYAGLIVGFIGSMAIALKREEIHILILTDLIGLAMIFVVSAVGTDLAESLILPGLVVELAETLAISEILITREMRIIENNPRRNLSKSSSLFPQPFALNMEILNTAPNFIALILIAYGIFLTGFTGGAVAGGGIVLYALSKKARGLPVLVVDGLAGVSGIAWCLWIIGFLLFFVVPQYWLLSLFLAACGLLLKVASKVGLIGVLMREDMNKE
- a CDS encoding EhaE family protein is translated as MISVPLFFYFGIFLAIVGSIATAWGPGVNDPIIRTFNTEVASIGVCLVLLCYNHVLALLTLLATTVIISLILFRAIIRLEEMGADV